The sequence ACGAACCAACCGAACCTGATGTTACAGCACAATGGATATGGGAGTAGCTCTCATTGCCGATCCAGATCGTTCTGCTGCAAATCTCTGCCTCATGGTGCAATCCGATTGAAAAGCAGTGATGCTTGTTGCGGAAAACGGTTATACACTTGCGTCGCCAGGTGGACGATCTGTCACGGGTGCGTGAGGAATTTATCGCTTCGTTGTCAGTTTCTCCGGCGGTTCGACCGACCCTCTCCGATCCGTTAGTCTATCTACCGGATGTGATGCTTAAAGCTAACCCGCCATGTGGTACACTGATGCGACCTGTATTATGAGCTGAATATTATGGGCTGAACGCCTGCGCTATTAGGCAGGTGCAATCTACGCTTCAACGCTGCCCGTTACACGTTTCGGGCGACCACAAACCACGCTTTGCGGCGCGGGCATCGGCTTCTGCGGCTCGAAAGATAGCCTGGTAGCGGTATGGAACGTTGTAGGTATACTCGTAAGCGTATCCCTGCCAAATTTGTTCCAGGTTAACCATTCGACCATCTTCGAGCCAGACATAACGTAACAGACGCCCAAACTGGTCACGTGAATCCTGACTGGGGTCGTCTTCGAGGAGTACGGTTTTATTGTCGAGAAGAGCACGGGCATTGGTGGCCGCTTCTTTAC comes from Chloroflexus sp. Y-396-1 and encodes:
- a CDS encoding thermonuclease family protein; its protein translation is MQQRVLTILILLLFTIGCSQSGGSETTLFDYPPLPDNLTRARVVRVVDGDTIIVRIDRREERVRLIGINTPESVDPRRTVECFGKEAATNARALLDNKTVLLEDDPSQDSRDQFGRLLRYVWLEDGRMVNLEQIWQGYAYEYTYNVPYRYQAIFRAAEADARAAKRGLWSPETCNGQR